A region from the Fusobacterium russii ATCC 25533 genome encodes:
- the pckA gene encoding phosphoenolpyruvate carboxykinase (ATP), protein MKKYNMGNLELSNIGIVHYNLSPAKLVEKALQRKEGLLSDTGAFIITTGKYTGRSPDDKFIVDTPDVHEYIGWGDVNHPIDRETFHKLYERALAYLQNREVFVFNGLAGADKKYQKKFRFINEYASQNLFIHQLLIRPNEEELKNYGEPDFTILSVPGFKCIPEIDGVQSEVAIIIDFEAKLGIICGTSYSGELKKMVFSIMNYLMPHEGVLPMHCSANMDPETKKTAIFFGLSGTGKTTLSADPNRILIGDDEHGWSEEGIFNFEGGCYAKCINLNPETEPDIYYAIKFGSIVENVVVDEKTREIDYADNSLTQNTRVAYPLHYINNSQYPSVGGKPSVIIFLTADSFGVLPPVAKLTKEAAMYHFITGFTAKLAGTERGVKEPIPTFSTCFGEPFMPMEPSVYAKMLGEKIEKYNTQVYLINTGWSGGAYGTGQRMNLKYTRAMVTAVLNGALENVEYKHDEIFNVEIPKTCPEVPSEILSPINTWQDKEAYIKAAKDLAQKFVDNFAKKYPNMPKNIVNAGPKV, encoded by the coding sequence ATGAAAAAGTATAATATGGGGAATTTAGAATTATCAAATATCGGTATAGTTCATTATAATTTATCGCCTGCAAAGTTAGTTGAAAAAGCACTTCAAAGAAAAGAAGGGCTATTATCTGACACAGGAGCATTTATTATTACAACTGGGAAATATACAGGTCGTTCTCCTGATGATAAATTTATTGTAGATACTCCGGATGTACATGAATATATTGGCTGGGGAGATGTCAATCATCCAATAGATAGAGAAACTTTTCATAAACTTTATGAAAGAGCTTTAGCTTATTTGCAAAATCGTGAAGTTTTTGTATTCAATGGACTCGCTGGAGCTGATAAAAAATACCAAAAAAAGTTTCGTTTTATAAATGAATACGCTAGCCAAAATTTATTTATACATCAGCTTTTAATTCGACCTAATGAAGAAGAGCTAAAAAATTACGGAGAACCAGATTTCACTATATTATCTGTACCTGGATTCAAATGTATACCTGAAATTGATGGCGTGCAATCTGAAGTTGCTATAATAATAGATTTTGAAGCTAAATTAGGAATAATTTGTGGGACTTCCTATTCAGGTGAATTGAAGAAAATGGTATTTTCCATTATGAATTATTTAATGCCACATGAAGGAGTTTTACCTATGCACTGTTCTGCAAACATGGATCCTGAAACAAAGAAAACTGCAATTTTCTTTGGCTTATCTGGAACAGGGAAAACAACATTATCGGCAGATCCCAATAGAATATTAATAGGAGATGATGAGCATGGTTGGTCAGAAGAAGGTATTTTTAACTTTGAAGGCGGCTGTTACGCAAAATGTATAAATTTAAATCCGGAAACAGAACCGGATATATATTATGCTATAAAATTTGGAAGTATTGTAGAAAATGTTGTTGTAGATGAAAAAACAAGAGAAATAGATTATGCTGATAACAGTTTAACTCAAAATACAAGAGTTGCCTATCCTTTACATTATATAAATAATTCACAATATCCTAGTGTTGGTGGAAAACCAAGTGTAATTATATTTCTGACAGCAGATTCATTTGGAGTTTTACCTCCAGTTGCTAAACTTACAAAAGAGGCTGCTATGTATCACTTTATCACTGGATTTACGGCTAAACTTGCAGGTACAGAACGAGGAGTAAAAGAGCCAATTCCTACTTTTTCAACTTGTTTTGGAGAACCATTTATGCCAATGGAACCATCAGTATATGCGAAAATGTTAGGAGAAAAAATTGAGAAATATAACACACAAGTATATTTAATAAATACTGGTTGGTCCGGAGGAGCTTATGGAACAGGTCAACGTATGAATTTAAAATATACTCGTGCAATGGTAACAGCAGTTTTAAATGGTGCACTTGAAAATGTTGAATATAAGCATGATGAAATATTTAATGTTGAAATTCCTAAAACTTGTCCAGAAGTACCTAGTGAAATCTTAAGCCCAATTAATACTTGGCAAGATAAGGAAGCGTATATAAAAGCTGCAAAAGATTTAGCTCAAAAATTTGTAGACAACTTTGCAAAAAAATATCCAAATATGCCTAAAAATATTGTAAATGCCGGTCCTAAAGTATAA